A stretch of the Salmo salar chromosome ssa20, Ssal_v3.1, whole genome shotgun sequence genome encodes the following:
- the LOC106580169 gene encoding tetraspanin-36 isoform X1 has product MDCGIITSKMVILFLSLIFWAAGGALVYVGSYVIKSYSNFDNFLQDKYTFIPAGIIIPTGVVMFIIGTVGCYATLSESKVGLSFFLLIILAIFAAEVTALVYGFIYQSKIKGNLERSMSAVFMKYDGENSDTQAVDYLQSQLQCCGVQTYLNWTTTPWFSSIKNTVPVSCCKENHTECTGKLDQLDLLNTLGCEGMLEKLLQDVMSYAMLVILGFSTFKVFGSLSVCVITCKVARRDGYQSLNA; this is encoded by the exons ATGGATTGCGGAATTATTACATCGAAAATGGTCATTTTGTTTCTAAGTTTAATATTTTGG GCTGCGGGGGGTGCCCTTGTCTACGTAGGCTCTTATGTCATCAAGAGCTACAGCAACTTTGACAACTTCCTGCAGGATAAGTACACGTTCATCCCAGCAGGCATCATCATACCCACGGGAGTGGTGATGTTCATCATCGGGACTGTGGGGTGCTACGCCACCCTGAGTGAATCCAAAGTGGGCCTTAGCTTT tTCCTGTTGATTATCCTGGCTATCTTTGCAGCAGAGGTCACTGCTCTAGTTTATGGGTTCATCTACCAAAGCAAG ATAAAAGGGAACTTGGAGCGGTCAATGAGTGCTGTGTTCATGAAGTATGATGGTGAAAACTCTGACACCCAGGCTGTGGATTACTTGCAGTCTCAG TTGCAGTGCTGTGGAGTGCAGACCTACCTGAACTGGACCACCACCCCCTGGTTCAGCAGCATTAAGAACACTGTGCCCgtctcctgttgtaaagagaaccACACCGAGTGTACAGGCAAACTGGACCAGCTAGACCTGCTCAATACCCTG gGTTGTGAGGGTATGCTGGAAAAGCTCCTTCAGGATGTGATGAGTTATGCCATGCTGGTCATCCTTGGATTTTCCACCTTCAAG GTTTTTGGGTCGCTCAGTGTGTGCGTGATCACATGTAAAGTTGCCAGGCGAGATGGCTACCAGTCCCTGAATGCCTGA
- the LOC106580169 gene encoding tetraspanin-36 isoform X2, which translates to MAAGGALVYVGSYVIKSYSNFDNFLQDKYTFIPAGIIIPTGVVMFIIGTVGCYATLSESKVGLSFFLLIILAIFAAEVTALVYGFIYQSKIKGNLERSMSAVFMKYDGENSDTQAVDYLQSQLQCCGVQTYLNWTTTPWFSSIKNTVPVSCCKENHTECTGKLDQLDLLNTLGCEGMLEKLLQDVMSYAMLVILGFSTFKVFGSLSVCVITCKVARRDGYQSLNA; encoded by the exons ATG GCTGCGGGGGGTGCCCTTGTCTACGTAGGCTCTTATGTCATCAAGAGCTACAGCAACTTTGACAACTTCCTGCAGGATAAGTACACGTTCATCCCAGCAGGCATCATCATACCCACGGGAGTGGTGATGTTCATCATCGGGACTGTGGGGTGCTACGCCACCCTGAGTGAATCCAAAGTGGGCCTTAGCTTT tTCCTGTTGATTATCCTGGCTATCTTTGCAGCAGAGGTCACTGCTCTAGTTTATGGGTTCATCTACCAAAGCAAG ATAAAAGGGAACTTGGAGCGGTCAATGAGTGCTGTGTTCATGAAGTATGATGGTGAAAACTCTGACACCCAGGCTGTGGATTACTTGCAGTCTCAG TTGCAGTGCTGTGGAGTGCAGACCTACCTGAACTGGACCACCACCCCCTGGTTCAGCAGCATTAAGAACACTGTGCCCgtctcctgttgtaaagagaaccACACCGAGTGTACAGGCAAACTGGACCAGCTAGACCTGCTCAATACCCTG gGTTGTGAGGGTATGCTGGAAAAGCTCCTTCAGGATGTGATGAGTTATGCCATGCTGGTCATCCTTGGATTTTCCACCTTCAAG GTTTTTGGGTCGCTCAGTGTGTGCGTGATCACATGTAAAGTTGCCAGGCGAGATGGCTACCAGTCCCTGAATGCCTGA